Proteins encoded together in one Aminipila butyrica window:
- a CDS encoding response regulator transcription factor, whose protein sequence is MIKADKNILVVDDEPKIVEVVSALLESRGFRVFSAENGEKALEIFNQENISLVLLDLMMPGMSGEEVCAAMRRKSRVPIIMLTAKVDEENVVEGLTLGADDYITKPFGLKELYARVESVLRRASGELKPLAVRNSWRDGDLMVDFETDEVRKKGVALSLTASELKILSTLIKHPGKVFTREELITLALGADFDGYDRAIDSHVKNIRKKIEDDPKSPVYVLTIPGRGYKFGGE, encoded by the coding sequence ATGATAAAAGCTGATAAAAATATACTGGTAGTAGATGATGAACCAAAGATTGTAGAAGTTGTTTCTGCCTTGTTGGAAAGCCGTGGCTTTCGTGTGTTTTCCGCAGAAAACGGGGAAAAGGCACTGGAAATCTTTAATCAGGAAAATATATCTCTTGTGCTGTTAGATTTAATGATGCCGGGGATGTCTGGTGAAGAGGTGTGCGCAGCCATGCGCAGAAAGTCAAGAGTCCCTATTATTATGCTGACAGCCAAGGTCGATGAGGAGAATGTGGTAGAAGGTCTGACCCTTGGTGCGGATGATTATATTACAAAGCCTTTTGGCTTGAAGGAATTATATGCACGAGTGGAATCGGTGCTTCGTCGTGCATCCGGGGAGTTGAAACCATTGGCGGTGCGGAATTCCTGGCGGGATGGAGATTTGATGGTCGACTTTGAGACGGATGAAGTACGTAAAAAAGGCGTTGCCCTTTCCTTGACCGCCAGTGAGTTGAAGATTCTATCCACGCTGATAAAGCATCCGGGCAAGGTGTTTACCAGGGAGGAACTTATTACCCTTGCCCTTGGTGCAGATTTTGACGGGTATGACCGAGCTATTGACAGTCATGTGAAGAATATCCGCAAAAAAATAGAAGACGACCCGAAGAGTCCAGTTTATGTACTTACCATCCCCGGACGCGGGTACAAGTTCGGAGGTGAATAA
- a CDS encoding Abi-alpha family protein, protein MSNTHKGCCCHGSGDTNHEDQHSCGGCHGGHHQTEIQVSDEEIEFLKELAQTPYLPLARFVLKSSKSSHLESVALAPVYLHDIDDSMETVKSMAAVLEALESKGLITLDYEEPLENGNYEDYSGSSLYAYFKETVAQAQGNDDFLFDIPNLEFGSIALTYLGQAAVESLDEQEDLLN, encoded by the coding sequence ATGAGTAATACACATAAAGGTTGTTGCTGCCATGGCAGCGGCGATACAAATCATGAAGACCAGCATAGCTGCGGCGGATGCCATGGTGGTCACCACCAAACAGAAATCCAAGTATCTGATGAAGAAATTGAATTTTTAAAAGAATTAGCACAGACTCCTTACTTACCCTTAGCTCGATTTGTACTGAAGAGCAGCAAATCCAGTCATTTGGAATCCGTGGCATTAGCGCCAGTTTATCTCCATGATATAGATGATTCCATGGAAACCGTGAAGAGCATGGCAGCAGTTTTAGAAGCACTTGAATCCAAGGGCCTTATCACATTGGATTATGAAGAGCCATTAGAAAACGGCAATTACGAGGATTATTCAGGCTCGTCCTTATACGCTTACTTTAAAGAAACTGTAGCTCAAGCCCAAGGCAATGATGATTTTTTATTTGACATTCCCAACTTGGAGTTTGGCAGTATTGCTTTGACCTACCTCGGACAGGCTGCTGTTGAAAGTTTAGATGAACAAGAAGATTTGCTGAATTAG
- the copZ gene encoding copper chaperone CopZ, which produces MEKTVIKVEGMSCEHCVKAVTTAVNGLPGIGSVAVDLKAGTVTVEHNPEQSPLDKIKAEIEDQGYDVA; this is translated from the coding sequence ATGGAAAAAACAGTTATTAAGGTAGAGGGCATGTCCTGTGAACATTGTGTTAAAGCTGTTACCACAGCAGTTAATGGTCTGCCGGGAATTGGCAGTGTGGCCGTGGACTTAAAGGCAGGAACGGTCACCGTAGAGCATAATCCAGAACAAAGCCCCTTGGATAAAATTAAGGCGGAGATCGAAGATCAAGGCTACGATGTAGCCTAA
- a CDS encoding heavy metal translocating P-type ATPase, with protein sequence MENQVLSIRGMTCAACAQRIEKTVRKISGIAQANVNLASEKLFVEYDDQTVELPAIKAAVAKIGYEVVEKSDDSSVTIPIGGMTCAACAQRVEKGIKKLEGVTSVSVNFATEKATVVYTPQILRLSTIRETIEKTGYQVLEINKANAADEDKVRKQKEIRTLWTKFIVSAVFTVPLFYIAMVPMLTQYGIRLPYPPGLDPMNYPLIYGLIEICLTLPVLAVGYKFYTIGFKSLFRGSPNMDSLIAIGTSAAVLYSIYNTWQIAQGNFHAVESLYFETAGVIITLILLGKSLEAVSKGKTSEAIKKLMGLAPKTALVIQDGKEKEIPIEEVEIGDIIVVKPGAKIPVDGTVINGHTAVDESMLTGESMPVDKKEGSVVYAATINTTGTLQFRADKVGAETALAQIIKLVEDAQGSKAPIAAMADKVSGVFVPIVCVIALIAGIAWYFQTGGDLKFALTIFISVLVIACPCALGLATPTAIMVGTGKGAENGILIKGGEALETAHQIKTIVFDKTGTITEGKPTVTDVLTTGGILADTLLQITASAEKSSEHPLGQAIVKGAQDKSLEVLQVQSFESITGRGIQAQILNQTVLAGNRKLMDERSISLEGMEQQSDQLAEEGKTPMYVALDGQLAGIVAVADVVKASSKAAIESLHKMGIEVAMITGDNKKTAAAIAKEVGIDRVLAEVLPQDKSNQVKTLQAEGKKVAMVGDGINDAPALAQADIGIAIGSGTDVAMESADIVLMRSDLMDVPTAIHLSKQTIRNIKQNLFWAFGYNVVGIPIAAGLLHLFGGPLLNPIFAAAAMSLSSVSVLTNALRLKRFKATR encoded by the coding sequence ATGGAAAATCAAGTACTTAGCATACGTGGCATGACTTGTGCGGCTTGTGCTCAACGGATTGAAAAGACCGTGAGGAAGATTTCCGGCATAGCACAGGCAAATGTGAATTTAGCTAGTGAAAAACTGTTTGTGGAGTACGATGACCAGACTGTGGAACTTCCGGCTATTAAAGCTGCTGTAGCCAAAATTGGCTACGAGGTGGTGGAAAAAAGTGATGACAGCAGTGTGACCATCCCTATTGGCGGAATGACCTGTGCGGCCTGTGCCCAACGGGTAGAAAAGGGCATAAAAAAATTAGAAGGAGTGACCAGTGTGTCGGTAAATTTTGCCACAGAAAAGGCAACAGTGGTTTATACTCCTCAGATTCTGCGATTGTCAACTATACGGGAAACCATTGAAAAGACGGGTTATCAGGTCTTGGAAATCAACAAGGCAAATGCTGCCGATGAAGATAAGGTGCGCAAGCAAAAAGAAATCAGGACCCTATGGACCAAGTTTATCGTTTCGGCGGTGTTTACGGTGCCGCTTTTCTACATCGCCATGGTACCCATGCTGACACAATACGGCATTCGACTACCCTATCCGCCTGGGTTGGATCCGATGAACTATCCATTGATCTATGGGTTAATAGAAATTTGTTTAACGCTTCCCGTGCTGGCGGTGGGTTACAAGTTCTACACCATCGGGTTTAAGTCTTTGTTCCGAGGCAGCCCGAATATGGATTCGCTGATTGCCATCGGCACCAGTGCTGCTGTACTGTACAGTATATATAATACATGGCAAATTGCCCAGGGAAACTTCCACGCGGTGGAATCCCTCTACTTTGAAACAGCGGGTGTGATTATCACGTTGATTCTGTTGGGTAAGTCTCTGGAGGCTGTATCCAAAGGCAAAACCAGTGAGGCTATCAAGAAGCTGATGGGGCTTGCCCCTAAAACTGCCCTGGTTATACAGGATGGAAAAGAGAAAGAAATTCCTATTGAGGAAGTAGAAATTGGGGATATTATCGTCGTAAAGCCTGGAGCAAAAATTCCGGTGGATGGAACGGTCATCAACGGACATACCGCCGTCGACGAATCGATGCTGACCGGAGAGAGTATGCCGGTAGATAAAAAAGAGGGCAGCGTGGTTTATGCTGCAACCATTAATACGACAGGGACTTTACAGTTCCGGGCAGATAAGGTCGGTGCGGAGACGGCTCTGGCACAGATTATCAAGCTCGTGGAGGATGCTCAGGGCAGCAAGGCTCCTATTGCAGCCATGGCTGACAAGGTTTCTGGTGTGTTTGTGCCAATTGTCTGCGTTATTGCCTTGATTGCAGGGATTGCCTGGTACTTCCAAACGGGCGGTGATCTTAAATTTGCACTGACCATTTTCATTTCGGTTCTGGTTATCGCCTGCCCTTGTGCACTGGGCCTGGCAACCCCGACAGCCATTATGGTGGGCACAGGCAAGGGAGCCGAGAATGGTATTCTCATTAAGGGCGGCGAAGCCTTGGAAACAGCCCATCAGATTAAGACCATCGTATTTGACAAGACGGGTACCATCACGGAGGGCAAACCCACGGTGACGGATGTGCTGACTACAGGTGGCATTCTTGCTGATACGCTTCTGCAAATTACAGCTTCAGCAGAAAAGAGTTCCGAGCACCCTCTTGGGCAGGCCATTGTCAAAGGAGCACAAGATAAAAGTTTAGAGGTGCTCCAGGTTCAGTCCTTTGAATCCATTACCGGCCGCGGCATTCAGGCACAAATTCTTAACCAGACTGTTCTGGCAGGCAATCGCAAATTGATGGATGAACGGAGCATTTCCCTGGAAGGCATGGAGCAGCAGAGCGACCAGTTAGCAGAAGAGGGAAAAACACCGATGTATGTGGCCCTCGATGGTCAGCTGGCGGGAATCGTGGCGGTGGCGGACGTCGTTAAGGCATCCAGCAAGGCGGCTATTGAGAGTCTGCACAAGATGGGCATTGAGGTGGCCATGATTACGGGAGACAACAAAAAGACCGCCGCTGCTATTGCCAAGGAAGTCGGCATTGACCGAGTTTTAGCAGAGGTTCTTCCTCAGGATAAATCTAACCAGGTTAAAACACTGCAAGCAGAGGGCAAAAAAGTCGCCATGGTGGGAGACGGCATCAACGATGCTCCGGCATTGGCACAGGCCGATATTGGTATTGCCATTGGTTCAGGTACAGATGTCGCCATGGAGAGTGCAGACATTGTCCTCATGCGTTCCGATTTGATGGATGTTCCTACGGCTATCCACCTCAGCAAACAAACTATTCGTAATATCAAGCAGAACCTTTTCTGGGCTTTCGGATATAACGTAGTGGGTATTCCCATTGCAGCCGGACTTCTCCATCTATTCGGCGGCCCATTGCTAAACCCCATCTTTGCAGCAGCAGCCATGAGCTTGAGCTCTGTGTCCGTACTGACAAACGCTTTGCGGCTGAAAAGATTTAAGGCAACACGCTAA
- a CDS encoding DUF2318 domain-containing protein: protein MKLRKIQKKRDFKKFFVTAAMMMSLVLVLAGCGAGASGGGGNDEAGEAERVQIESDAAQEDNAQEIKTGESLTIQTADITETATFYPLKIDDTAMEVLAVKAADGTIRTAFNTCEVCYGSGRGYYKQEGDTLVCQNCGNRFSTDQVEVQSRGCNPWPIFDENKTTTDDTITISYDFLSESKTAFENWKQSY from the coding sequence ATGAAATTACGAAAAATACAGAAAAAGAGAGACTTTAAAAAATTCTTTGTCACAGCTGCTATGATGATGTCCTTGGTGCTTGTGCTGGCAGGATGTGGAGCTGGGGCAAGCGGCGGAGGCGGTAATGATGAGGCGGGAGAGGCGGAACGAGTTCAGATTGAGTCAGATGCCGCCCAAGAGGATAACGCCCAGGAGATTAAAACAGGCGAAAGTCTTACCATTCAGACTGCCGATATTACTGAAACGGCCACGTTCTATCCGTTGAAGATTGATGACACGGCCATGGAAGTTCTGGCAGTAAAAGCCGCAGACGGGACAATCCGCACAGCGTTCAATACCTGCGAGGTATGCTATGGCTCCGGCAGGGGATACTATAAGCAGGAAGGGGATACCTTGGTTTGCCAGAACTGCGGTAATCGTTTTAGTACTGATCAGGTAGAAGTTCAGTCACGAGGCTGTAATCCATGGCCAATCTTTGACGAAAATAAAACGACTACGGATGATACCATTACCATTTCTTACGACTTCCTCTCTGAATCTAAAACAGCGTTTGAAAACTGGAAACAGAGCTATTGA
- a CDS encoding DUF1858 domain-containing protein gives MKITEDMIIGDLVRNYPEAVSVLMAHGMGCVGCPSSQAESIKDACHVHGMDINSLLEALNKAAK, from the coding sequence ATGAAAATAACAGAAGATATGATTATTGGTGATTTAGTTAGAAATTATCCGGAAGCAGTAAGTGTTTTAATGGCACACGGCATGGGCTGTGTAGGGTGCCCGTCGTCCCAGGCGGAAAGCATTAAAGATGCTTGTCACGTCCATGGCATGGACATTAATTCATTGCTTGAAGCGTTGAATAAAGCAGCAAAATAA
- a CDS encoding sensor histidine kinase produces MYLPSPDAGTSSEVNKVIHRLKTQLALSILLILLMTIALIGLSSNWFISHEFVKYIQEQEHIRSENISVDLGRQYDPLKKSWNLDYVHIIGMYSLYDGYILKVSDEEGTVIWDAENHDMSLCGKVMDEVSTRMENRGEQGSFITHTYAIFQEEQKVGNVSVTYYGPYFLSEHDFSFLKTMNTVLVVASVLAGVASVFVGFLLARRIARPVTRTAYIAKQIAEGNYEIRFEQATKTQELNELVTAINHMAEALSKQENLRKRLTTDMAHELRTPLTAVGSHLEAMIEGLWEATPERLKSCHDEVKRLGTLVADLERLAKIEDENLLLDKTKMDLLEVVGIVMENMKAEAEKKKLSLRVSGVVSVVYADKARMHQVVTNLLSNAIKYTPEGGSVTVEVLDQSDCGVVKVTDTGIGIPEQELPLVFERFYRTDKSRNRKLGGAGIGLTIVKSIIAAHAGTVSAESDASGGSSFTIRIPKGDV; encoded by the coding sequence ATGTACTTACCATCCCCGGACGCGGGTACAAGTTCGGAGGTGAATAAGGTGATTCACCGCTTAAAGACTCAGCTAGCCCTGTCTATTTTGCTGATTCTGCTGATGACCATTGCCCTGATTGGACTTTCCTCTAACTGGTTTATCAGCCACGAATTTGTTAAATATATTCAGGAACAGGAGCATATACGCAGTGAGAACATTTCCGTTGACCTTGGAAGACAGTATGATCCTTTAAAAAAGAGCTGGAATTTGGACTATGTGCATATTATCGGCATGTATTCCCTCTATGATGGTTATATTTTAAAGGTTTCTGATGAGGAGGGGACGGTCATATGGGATGCCGAAAACCATGATATGAGCCTTTGCGGAAAAGTGATGGATGAAGTTTCTACCCGCATGGAAAACCGCGGAGAGCAGGGGAGCTTTATCACCCATACTTATGCTATTTTTCAAGAAGAACAAAAGGTTGGGAATGTTTCCGTGACCTATTACGGCCCTTACTTTTTAAGTGAACATGATTTTTCCTTTCTGAAGACCATGAATACCGTGCTTGTGGTTGCCTCTGTTCTGGCTGGCGTAGCCTCTGTCTTTGTGGGTTTCCTGTTGGCCCGGCGGATTGCTCGGCCGGTTACTCGAACTGCATATATCGCAAAGCAAATTGCAGAGGGGAACTATGAAATACGCTTTGAGCAGGCAACAAAAACCCAGGAACTGAATGAACTTGTCACCGCAATCAATCATATGGCAGAAGCTTTAAGCAAACAGGAAAACTTGCGAAAGCGTTTAACCACAGATATGGCCCATGAATTACGCACACCCCTGACTGCTGTAGGCTCTCACTTGGAAGCGATGATTGAAGGTCTTTGGGAAGCTACGCCTGAAAGGCTGAAAAGCTGTCATGATGAAGTGAAACGCCTTGGCACTTTGGTGGCCGATTTGGAGCGGCTGGCAAAAATCGAAGATGAAAACTTGCTGTTGGACAAGACGAAAATGGATTTATTGGAAGTCGTCGGCATCGTGATGGAGAATATGAAGGCAGAGGCAGAAAAAAAGAAACTATCTCTAAGGGTGAGCGGTGTGGTCTCCGTCGTTTATGCCGATAAAGCCCGGATGCATCAGGTTGTCACCAACTTATTGTCCAATGCTATTAAATATACACCAGAAGGCGGCAGTGTAACTGTTGAGGTTCTAGATCAATCAGACTGCGGTGTGGTGAAGGTAACGGATACCGGCATAGGCATTCCAGAACAGGAACTGCCGCTGGTGTTTGAGCGATTCTATCGGACAGATAAATCTCGAAACCGTAAGTTGGGTGGGGCGGGAATTGGACTTACTATTGTCAAGTCTATCATTGCTGCTCATGCCGGAACGGTTTCTGCTGAGAGTGATGCCAGTGGAGGCAGCAGCTTTACAATCCGTATTCCGAAGGGAGACGTATAG